Proteins found in one Prochlorococcus marinus XMU1405 genomic segment:
- the scpB gene encoding SMC-Scp complex subunit ScpB, translating into MSDIDLVTKVEAVLYLKGRPITKKDLSEITNSDINSINDVIKDLKNKYSNPNSAIELNAVNNSFSLELKSSLNEFVDDLLPSDLKTSELRTLATIAIKKKILQSDLILLRGSGAYDHIKELLEKKFIVKRKQKDGRSYWISLSEKFFQTFAVSNEYLSNIGSGNNKQQ; encoded by the coding sequence ATATCTGATATAGATCTAGTTACTAAAGTTGAAGCTGTTCTATATTTGAAAGGCAGACCAATAACAAAGAAGGATCTTTCAGAAATTACTAATTCTGATATAAACTCAATAAATGATGTAATTAAAGATCTAAAAAATAAATACTCTAATCCCAACTCAGCTATTGAATTAAATGCAGTTAATAATAGTTTTTCTCTCGAACTAAAATCTAGTCTTAATGAATTCGTAGATGATTTACTTCCTTCTGATTTGAAAACATCCGAATTAAGGACATTGGCAACTATTGCGATTAAAAAAAAGATCCTGCAATCGGATCTTATACTTCTTCGAGGTTCAGGTGCTTATGATCATATTAAAGAATTATTAGAAAAGAAATTCATCGTCAAACGGAAGCAAAAAGATGGTAGATCATATTGGATATCATTATCAGAAAAGTTTTTCCAAACTTTTGCTGTAAGTAATGAATATCTCTCAAATATAGGAAGTGGTAACAATAAGCAGCAATAA